One genomic segment of Streptomyces niveus includes these proteins:
- a CDS encoding discoidin domain-containing protein: MTPPPRRRLLRRGVSASLSASLAFATAVAGTAAVVVMSAAPAAVAAGVPAPSPVGIPGRGATVPFVEHEAEYAATNGTLIGPNRLYGSLPSEASGRQAVTLDAVGEYVEFTLTKPANAMTFRYSLPDNSAGTGRDAGIDVRVNGNQLKNVPVTSKYGWYYGGYPFNNNPGDTNPHHFYDETRTMFGSTLATGTKVRLQVSSTAQSPTFTIDLADFELVDAPKAKPAGALDVVADFGADPSGAADSTAKFQAAVAAGQAQNRTVYIPQGDFEIRDHIVVDKVTLAGAGPWYSVLKGRHPTDRSKAVGVYGKYANQGGSSNVTLKDFAIIGDIRERVDNDQVNAIGGALSNSVIDNIWMQHTKCGVWVDGPMNNLTIKNSRILDQTADGVNFHYGVTNSTVTNTFVRNTGDDGLAMWAENIPNVNNKFTFNTVILPILANNIVTYGGKDITISDNVMSDTITNGGGLHIANRYPGVNSGQGTAVSGTHTAARNTLIRAGNNDFNWQFGVGAVWFSGLNEPINNATINIIDTEILDSSYAAIHLIEGATNGLNFKNIRIDGAGTYALQIQAPGKATFENVKATNIAQSNKIHNCVGAGFQITQIGSGNSGWYSNPPACTGVWPAPQWTNGGVPGGPSDPGDPTDPPTDPPGDEGNLAEGRPVTATGQAQTYGPGNAVDGNANTYWESTNNAFPQSITVDLGAAKNVDRLVLKLPPAAAWQTRTQTLGVSGSTDNSTYTSLKASAGVTFNPSSANTATVTLPGTATRYVRVTVTANTGWPAAQLSELEVYAD; this comes from the coding sequence GTGACACCTCCCCCAAGACGCCGCCTGCTCCGCCGCGGTGTGTCCGCCTCACTCTCCGCCTCCCTGGCCTTCGCGACGGCGGTGGCCGGGACGGCCGCCGTCGTCGTCATGTCCGCCGCCCCGGCAGCCGTCGCCGCCGGGGTCCCCGCTCCCTCACCCGTCGGCATCCCCGGCCGTGGCGCCACCGTGCCCTTCGTGGAGCACGAGGCCGAGTACGCGGCCACCAACGGCACCCTGATAGGCCCCAACCGGCTGTACGGATCGCTCCCCTCCGAGGCCTCCGGACGGCAGGCCGTGACGCTCGACGCGGTCGGTGAGTACGTGGAGTTCACCCTCACCAAGCCGGCCAACGCCATGACCTTCCGCTACTCGCTGCCCGACAACTCCGCGGGCACCGGGCGGGACGCCGGGATCGACGTGCGGGTCAACGGCAATCAGCTCAAGAACGTGCCGGTGACCTCCAAGTACGGCTGGTACTACGGCGGTTACCCGTTCAACAACAACCCCGGCGACACCAACCCCCACCACTTCTACGACGAGACACGCACCATGTTCGGCTCGACCCTGGCGACCGGCACCAAGGTCCGCCTCCAGGTGTCCTCGACCGCGCAGTCACCGACGTTCACCATCGACCTCGCCGACTTCGAGCTGGTGGACGCGCCGAAGGCGAAACCGGCCGGCGCCCTGGACGTCGTGGCCGACTTCGGCGCCGACCCGTCCGGCGCCGCCGACTCGACGGCCAAGTTCCAGGCGGCGGTGGCCGCCGGGCAGGCCCAGAACAGAACCGTCTACATCCCACAGGGCGACTTCGAGATCCGCGACCACATCGTGGTCGACAAGGTGACGCTCGCCGGAGCCGGACCCTGGTACAGCGTCCTGAAGGGCCGTCACCCCACCGACCGCAGCAAGGCGGTGGGTGTCTACGGCAAGTACGCGAACCAGGGCGGCAGCAGTAACGTCACCCTGAAGGACTTCGCCATCATCGGCGACATCCGGGAGCGCGTGGACAACGATCAGGTCAACGCCATCGGCGGGGCGCTGTCGAACTCCGTCATCGACAACATCTGGATGCAGCACACCAAGTGCGGTGTCTGGGTGGACGGTCCGATGAACAACCTCACCATCAAGAACAGCCGCATCCTGGACCAGACGGCCGACGGTGTGAACTTCCACTACGGCGTCACGAACTCCACCGTCACCAACACCTTCGTCCGCAACACCGGTGACGACGGTCTGGCCATGTGGGCGGAGAACATCCCGAACGTCAACAACAAGTTCACCTTCAACACGGTGATCCTGCCGATCCTGGCGAACAACATCGTCACGTACGGCGGCAAGGACATCACCATCTCCGACAACGTCATGTCGGACACCATCACCAACGGCGGCGGCCTGCACATCGCCAACCGCTATCCGGGAGTCAACTCCGGTCAGGGGACGGCCGTTTCGGGCACCCACACCGCCGCGCGCAACACCCTGATCCGGGCCGGGAACAACGACTTCAACTGGCAGTTCGGCGTCGGCGCCGTGTGGTTCAGCGGGCTCAACGAACCGATCAACAACGCCACGATCAACATCATCGACACCGAGATACTGGACAGCTCGTACGCCGCGATCCATCTGATCGAGGGCGCGACGAACGGGCTGAACTTCAAGAACATCAGGATCGACGGCGCGGGCACCTACGCGCTCCAGATCCAGGCGCCGGGCAAGGCCACGTTCGAGAACGTCAAGGCCACCAACATCGCCCAGTCCAACAAGATCCACAACTGTGTGGGTGCCGGATTCCAGATCACCCAGATCGGCAGCGGCAACTCCGGCTGGTACTCCAACCCGCCAGCCTGCACCGGTGTGTGGCCCGCGCCGCAGTGGACCAACGGCGGTGTGCCCGGCGGCCCGTCCGACCCCGGGGACCCGACGGACCCGCCGACCGACCCGCCGGGTGACGAGGGCAACCTCGCCGAGGGCCGTCCGGTCACCGCGACCGGCCAGGCACAGACGTACGGCCCCGGCAACGCCGTGGACGGCAACGCGAACACCTACTGGGAGAGCACCAACAACGCCTTCCCGCAGTCCATCACCGTGGATCTCGGCGCGGCGAAGAACGTCGACCGGCTGGTGCTGAAGCTGCCGCCGGCCGCCGCCTGGCAGACCCGTACGCAGACACTCGGCGTCTCGGGCAGCACCGACAACTCGACGTACACCTCACTCAAGGCGTCGGCGGGCGTCACCTTCAACCCGTCGAGCGCCAACACCGCGACCGTCACCCTGCCGGGGACGGCGACCCGTTACGTACGGGTCACCGTCACCGCCAACACCGGCTGGCCGGCGGCGCAGCTCTCCGAACTGGAGGTCTACGCCGACTGA
- a CDS encoding protein phosphatase 2C domain-containing protein, protein MNTTGTSTVAWELLDGGVKGVAKKYSQDRGRALTTADGRAVVLAVADGHGSRAHFRSELGARWAVEAFTAGARIYAHEVVRRGQDAANWPRLLAEARSLPQQVVHAWRRRVQIHEANSPAHGRKPGAAPGGPAGATAGTAVRPTAGSAPDADLAVYGSTLVGAVVTERLLVCWQLGDGDIVLVDPDGTTRMPFYTGPDMGDETESLCEPEAWRKARLHWQPLTGGPPPGVLISTDGLSKSFADHEGFLAFASGVRSRAASHGVAAVQAQLPDWLGHAAKYSGDDATLAGAIPAVVGPGAAPSHPHTDTH, encoded by the coding sequence GTGAACACGACCGGGACATCCACCGTGGCGTGGGAACTCCTCGACGGAGGAGTCAAGGGAGTAGCCAAGAAGTACAGCCAGGACCGGGGCAGGGCGCTCACCACGGCGGACGGCCGCGCCGTCGTGCTGGCGGTCGCCGACGGGCACGGGTCACGCGCGCACTTCCGCAGTGAACTCGGCGCGCGCTGGGCCGTGGAGGCGTTCACGGCCGGCGCCCGGATCTACGCGCACGAGGTCGTACGACGCGGGCAGGACGCGGCGAACTGGCCCCGGCTGCTCGCCGAGGCCCGCTCGCTCCCGCAGCAGGTCGTGCACGCCTGGCGCCGCCGCGTCCAGATACACGAGGCCAACTCCCCGGCACACGGGAGGAAGCCGGGCGCCGCGCCGGGCGGTCCGGCAGGAGCCACCGCCGGAACCGCCGTCCGGCCCACCGCCGGATCCGCGCCCGACGCAGACCTCGCCGTCTACGGCAGCACGCTCGTCGGCGCCGTCGTCACCGAACGACTGCTGGTCTGCTGGCAGTTGGGTGACGGCGACATCGTCCTCGTCGACCCGGACGGCACGACCCGCATGCCGTTCTACACCGGCCCCGACATGGGCGACGAGACGGAATCGCTCTGCGAGCCCGAAGCCTGGCGCAAGGCCCGGCTGCACTGGCAGCCCCTCACCGGCGGTCCGCCCCCCGGCGTACTGATCTCCACCGACGGACTCTCCAAGTCCTTCGCCGACCACGAGGGATTCCTCGCCTTCGCCTCCGGGGTCCGGTCGCGCGCCGCGTCCCACGGCGTCGCGGCCGTTCAGGCGCAGCTCCCCGACTGGCTCGGCCACGCGGCCAAGTACTCCGGGGACGACGCGACACTCGCGGGCGCCATCCCGGCCGTCGTCGGCCCAGGCGCCGCGCCGTCCCACCCCCACACAGACACGCACTGA
- a CDS encoding family 78 glycoside hydrolase catalytic domain, producing the protein MGWTRRGLLGTSVVGAGAGIVSLAAGPAASAATPAKAADRADGGLRVVAPKVEYAEHVLGTDNPTPLLSWELTADGHGARQSAYQIRAATDPRDLAKGRQLLWDTGKVTSGRGVAVPYAGPALPPRTRCHWQVRVWDGDGDVSRWSTAGWWETALGGEKWGARWIGADAPAAPPGFDGASWIWSEGATTGDAPAGPAWFRAALDLPAGAAVARATVVATADDDFTLHLGGAQVAHAPQQQDGWRTGRTADVTEAVKAAGRRVVLAAVATNRGGASVNPGGLLVRLVVETTDGQTRELVTSGDWLTFKSEQQGWQRPDFDDSGWTPATVLAPYGEGPWGDGVSVSLPEAPAPLLRREFAVRKPVTRARLYISGLAYYVAELNGRPVGEQVLDPAFTDYDETVMYAVHDVTSLLRRGDNAIGVTLGRGFYGMTTPNVWNWHRPPWHGEPRLLCRLEAEHPDGSRTTVVSDTDWRMTEGPTLTNSLYAGETYDARLAPIGWTRPGFDDRAWRAPGAQQAPKGALRAQPHDPIEIIDTITPTGISELRSGVYVVDMGRTTAGWTRLTVKAPAGTTISLIHGEKLKDDGSVHAETGHVPGRFQRDEYICAGGAEPEVWEPSFSYKGFRYVQIEGLPARPEPADVLGRTVHTKVDEVSAFSCSEPFYETLDKAMRRTLLNNLHGIPTDTPMYEKNGWTGDAQLGAPTLMYGFGVHRFLAKWLDDLKDSQNGDGQLPVIVPSGGWGYGDLGPSPEWTTVYPFLVREMYRVYGDDRVARQHWPVLTRYLDWELDRLVDGLAITALGDYLPPGYGGNPPEDTRLTATAYLHRALVDTAEMGELLGHDEVAGRYRTAAAGLKDALNAEFLNDAGHYSTAKDPDYRQTSNAIPLAFGLVPAGARASVVDSLVADIEKRGNHLNTGALGTSVLLRVLSAHGHPDVAHAIATQRTYPSWGYWFDNGADTMWEMWQLDSRSRDHYFQGTVAQWLYENVAGLRPGDDGYRTFTVRPDARTGVSWARTSIRTVRGHASVAWSKVGRDLRLTVRVPVGSSAEIHVPADRKDQVTAPKGARYVRTEPGFQIYRADHGAWDFVSRG; encoded by the coding sequence ATGGGCTGGACACGCAGAGGTCTCCTGGGCACATCCGTGGTGGGCGCGGGCGCCGGAATCGTCTCGCTCGCCGCGGGTCCGGCGGCCTCGGCCGCCACACCCGCAAAGGCCGCCGACCGCGCCGACGGCGGGCTGCGCGTCGTCGCCCCGAAGGTCGAGTACGCGGAACACGTCCTCGGCACCGACAACCCCACCCCGCTGCTCTCCTGGGAGCTGACGGCCGACGGCCACGGCGCCAGGCAGAGCGCGTACCAGATCAGGGCCGCCACCGACCCGCGCGACCTCGCCAAGGGCCGCCAACTCCTCTGGGACACCGGCAAGGTGACCTCCGGGCGCGGCGTCGCCGTCCCCTACGCCGGGCCCGCGCTGCCGCCCCGTACCCGCTGCCACTGGCAGGTGCGCGTCTGGGACGGCGACGGCGACGTGTCGCGCTGGAGCACGGCCGGCTGGTGGGAGACCGCCCTCGGCGGTGAGAAGTGGGGCGCCCGCTGGATCGGCGCCGACGCCCCCGCCGCGCCCCCCGGCTTCGACGGCGCCTCCTGGATCTGGTCCGAGGGCGCGACCACCGGCGACGCCCCCGCCGGACCCGCGTGGTTCCGCGCCGCCCTCGATCTCCCCGCCGGAGCCGCCGTCGCACGCGCGACCGTCGTCGCCACCGCCGACGACGACTTCACCCTGCACCTCGGCGGCGCTCAGGTGGCGCACGCCCCGCAGCAGCAGGACGGCTGGCGCACCGGCAGGACCGCGGACGTCACCGAGGCGGTCAAGGCGGCCGGGCGGCGCGTCGTCCTCGCCGCCGTCGCCACCAACCGCGGCGGCGCCTCGGTCAACCCGGGCGGACTTCTCGTCCGTCTCGTCGTGGAGACCACCGACGGGCAGACCCGTGAACTCGTCACCTCCGGCGACTGGCTGACCTTCAAGAGCGAACAACAGGGCTGGCAGCGACCGGACTTCGACGACAGCGGCTGGACGCCTGCCACCGTCCTGGCCCCGTACGGCGAAGGCCCCTGGGGCGACGGTGTGTCCGTCTCGCTGCCCGAGGCGCCCGCGCCGCTGCTGCGCCGTGAGTTCGCCGTACGCAAGCCCGTCACCCGCGCCCGTCTCTACATCAGCGGACTCGCCTACTACGTCGCCGAGTTGAACGGCAGGCCCGTCGGGGAGCAGGTACTCGACCCGGCCTTCACCGACTACGACGAGACCGTCATGTACGCCGTGCACGATGTGACATCCCTCCTGCGCCGGGGCGACAACGCCATCGGCGTCACCCTCGGCCGCGGCTTCTACGGCATGACCACCCCCAATGTCTGGAACTGGCACCGGCCGCCGTGGCACGGCGAGCCCCGCCTGCTGTGCCGGCTTGAGGCCGAGCACCCGGACGGCTCCCGCACCACCGTCGTCTCCGACACCGACTGGCGCATGACCGAGGGACCCACCCTCACCAACTCCCTCTACGCCGGGGAGACCTACGACGCCCGCCTGGCCCCCATCGGCTGGACACGACCGGGCTTCGACGACCGCGCATGGCGCGCCCCGGGCGCCCAGCAGGCCCCGAAGGGCGCGCTGCGGGCCCAGCCGCACGACCCGATCGAGATCATCGACACCATCACTCCCACCGGGATCAGCGAACTGCGTTCCGGTGTGTACGTGGTCGACATGGGTCGCACCACCGCCGGCTGGACCCGGCTGACCGTCAAGGCGCCGGCGGGCACGACGATTTCGCTCATCCACGGCGAGAAGCTCAAGGACGACGGCAGCGTCCACGCCGAGACCGGACATGTCCCCGGCCGCTTCCAGCGGGACGAATACATCTGCGCGGGCGGTGCGGAGCCCGAGGTGTGGGAGCCGTCGTTCTCGTACAAGGGCTTCCGCTACGTACAGATCGAGGGTCTGCCCGCCCGGCCCGAGCCGGCCGACGTGCTCGGCCGGACCGTCCACACCAAGGTCGACGAGGTCAGCGCGTTCTCCTGCTCCGAGCCCTTCTACGAGACGCTCGACAAGGCCATGCGCCGCACCCTCCTGAACAACCTGCACGGCATCCCGACCGACACCCCCATGTACGAGAAGAACGGCTGGACCGGCGACGCGCAGCTCGGCGCGCCCACCCTCATGTACGGCTTCGGCGTCCACCGCTTCCTCGCCAAGTGGCTGGACGACCTGAAGGACAGTCAGAACGGCGACGGGCAACTGCCGGTGATCGTCCCGAGCGGCGGCTGGGGTTACGGCGACCTCGGCCCGTCACCCGAGTGGACCACCGTCTATCCGTTCCTGGTGCGGGAGATGTACCGCGTGTACGGCGACGACCGCGTCGCCCGGCAGCACTGGCCGGTGCTGACCCGGTATCTGGACTGGGAGCTGGACCGTCTCGTGGACGGCCTGGCCATCACCGCTCTCGGGGACTATCTGCCGCCCGGTTACGGCGGCAACCCGCCCGAGGACACCCGGCTGACGGCGACCGCCTATCTGCACCGCGCCCTGGTGGACACCGCCGAGATGGGCGAACTGCTGGGCCACGACGAGGTGGCCGGGCGCTACCGCACGGCAGCCGCGGGGCTCAAGGACGCGCTGAACGCGGAGTTCCTGAACGACGCCGGGCACTACAGCACCGCGAAGGACCCGGACTACCGGCAGACGTCCAACGCGATCCCGCTCGCCTTCGGCCTCGTCCCCGCCGGGGCCCGCGCGTCCGTCGTGGACAGCCTCGTCGCGGACATCGAGAAACGCGGCAACCACCTCAACACCGGGGCGCTTGGCACCAGCGTGCTGCTGCGCGTCCTGTCGGCGCACGGCCACCCGGACGTCGCGCACGCCATCGCCACGCAGCGCACTTATCCGAGCTGGGGGTACTGGTTCGACAACGGCGCCGACACCATGTGGGAGATGTGGCAGCTCGACTCCCGCTCGCGCGACCACTACTTCCAGGGCACCGTCGCCCAGTGGCTGTACGAGAACGTCGCCGGTCTGCGCCCCGGCGACGACGGCTACCGCACCTTCACCGTGCGCCCGGACGCCCGCACCGGGGTCAGCTGGGCGCGCACCTCGATCCGTACGGTGCGCGGGCATGCCTCGGTCGCCTGGTCCAAGGTCGGCCGTGATCTGCGGCTGACGGTGAGGGTGCCGGTCGGATCGAGCGCGGAGATCCATGTGCCGGCCGACCGGAAGGACCAGGTGACGGCGCCGAAGGGTGCCCGTTACGTCCGTACGGAGCCCGGCTTCCAGATCTACCGCGCCGACCACGGTGCGTGGGACTTCGTCTCCCGCGGCTGA
- a CDS encoding cupin domain-containing protein, with product MTTSRTGSSTSTGTASGFAGLPGAVAVSHLTVYDWEAADGLRGGTPHLHLTCSEGYVVTAGRGAVQTLTAEGFESTPLEPGALVWFTPGTIHRLVNEDGLRIVVLMQNTGLPEAGDAVLTLPPEHLTDPETYGRLVRVPEGTEAEQAAFARRRRDLAVEGFAALRAAWDAGDEKPLLDFHRAAGALVAPRLADWRARWESGAAEASRQTGAQLDRLTEGDAAHLADARVHARLPHARGKFGMCGRLDTYAV from the coding sequence TTGACGACGTCCCGCACAGGCTCATCCACCAGCACGGGCACGGCGTCGGGGTTCGCCGGACTGCCCGGCGCCGTCGCGGTGTCGCACCTGACCGTGTACGACTGGGAGGCGGCCGACGGCCTCCGGGGCGGCACCCCGCATCTCCATCTGACCTGCTCGGAAGGGTATGTCGTGACCGCGGGGCGCGGCGCGGTGCAGACCCTCACGGCCGAGGGGTTCGAGAGCACACCGCTGGAGCCGGGAGCCCTGGTGTGGTTCACACCGGGCACGATCCACCGGCTCGTGAACGAGGACGGACTGCGGATCGTCGTACTCATGCAGAACACCGGACTCCCCGAGGCCGGGGACGCCGTGCTGACCCTGCCGCCTGAACATCTGACCGACCCCGAGACCTACGGACGCCTGGTCCGTGTCCCCGAGGGCACCGAGGCCGAACAGGCGGCCTTCGCCCGGCGCAGACGGGACCTGGCGGTCGAGGGGTTCGCGGCGCTGCGCGCGGCGTGGGACGCGGGGGACGAGAAGCCGCTGCTGGACTTCCACCGGGCGGCCGGTGCGCTGGTGGCGCCGCGGCTCGCGGACTGGCGGGCACGCTGGGAGTCCGGTGCGGCGGAGGCCTCGCGGCAGACCGGCGCGCAGCTCGACCGGCTCACCGAGGGGGACGCGGCGCATCTCGCCGACGCGCGGGTCCATGCCCGACTGCCCCACGCGCGAGGGAAGTTCGGGATGTGCGGGCGGCTCGACACCTACGCGGTGTGA
- a CDS encoding vWA domain-containing protein, whose protein sequence is MASRPAHFIWMLDCSGSMGVNGKIGELNFAIREAIPEMQQAAQSNPAASLLVRAISFASGASWHIQEPTPVDRFTWEDVHTYGATDMGAAFRMAAAALQTPPMPQRALPPVLALVSDGQPTDDWRSGLRAIDDTPWGKRAVRVAVAIGDDADKSMLKEFLGNPELEPLLAKNPRQLAAAIRWMSTAVVKEASAPKIEDATPANVSPVVPLAKDETDIW, encoded by the coding sequence ATGGCCAGCCGCCCGGCGCACTTCATCTGGATGCTCGACTGCTCGGGCTCCATGGGAGTGAACGGCAAGATCGGCGAGTTGAACTTCGCCATCCGTGAGGCCATCCCGGAGATGCAGCAGGCCGCCCAGTCCAACCCGGCCGCCTCACTGCTCGTGCGCGCCATCTCCTTCGCGAGCGGCGCGAGTTGGCACATCCAGGAACCCACCCCGGTGGACCGGTTCACCTGGGAGGACGTACACACCTACGGCGCCACGGACATGGGCGCCGCCTTCCGCATGGCCGCCGCCGCGCTCCAGACCCCGCCCATGCCGCAGCGTGCCCTGCCGCCCGTCCTGGCCCTGGTCTCCGACGGCCAGCCGACCGACGACTGGCGCTCCGGACTGCGCGCCATCGACGACACCCCGTGGGGCAAGCGCGCCGTGCGGGTCGCCGTGGCGATCGGCGACGACGCGGACAAGAGCATGCTCAAGGAGTTCCTGGGCAATCCCGAACTCGAACCGCTGCTGGCCAAGAACCCCCGCCAACTGGCCGCCGCGATCCGCTGGATGTCCACCGCGGTGGTGAAGGAGGCGTCGGCGCCGAAGATCGAGGACGCCACACCCGCCAACGTCTCGCCCGTCGTGCCGCTCGCCAAGGACGAGACCGACATCTGGTGA
- a CDS encoding protein kinase domain-containing protein translates to MANGMLAAGQILVTESGDRVTVAELFGSGGQGEVYRVRTPHGDRAVKWYYPQLADARQRQILEGLIHRGWGDDRFLWPQTVVMDPDASYPGFGYLMDVRPQRFHDLPALFRRDASVAATTLRTLVAAALHTVEAYFTLHSKGIAYRDINWGNIFFDPVTGDVLVCDNDNAVVDGEAAAVAGTMDFMAPELVRGDKGALPGIQSDLHSLAVLLFLLLMNHHPLDGAQALQIRCMDEAAKRKMYGTHPLFIYDPADTGNRPVPGEHPTVIATWGALPKILRDLFVKTFTHGLNTPSARVRESQWRDALSRVLDAITVCASCGRQNMTQPDGPAPDCWKCGNTVLLPPKLEIVTGRGTLRTRRGIRLDPKARVYAHHLEDDPERHDFTAVVGEMTEHPQQRGRFGLTNRTASGWTVRRDDGTVQDVGPGRTVALRPGLLLEFGGGTEAQVHA, encoded by the coding sequence ATGGCCAACGGCATGCTCGCAGCCGGACAGATCCTGGTCACCGAATCCGGGGACCGGGTCACGGTCGCCGAGCTCTTCGGCTCGGGCGGCCAGGGCGAGGTCTACCGGGTACGGACACCGCACGGCGACCGGGCCGTGAAGTGGTACTATCCGCAACTGGCCGACGCCCGGCAGCGGCAGATCCTCGAAGGGCTCATCCACCGCGGCTGGGGCGACGACCGGTTCCTGTGGCCGCAGACGGTCGTGATGGACCCGGACGCCTCCTACCCGGGCTTCGGCTACCTCATGGACGTACGGCCCCAGCGCTTCCACGACCTGCCCGCCCTCTTCCGCCGTGACGCGTCGGTGGCGGCGACCACACTGCGTACGCTCGTCGCCGCCGCGCTGCACACCGTCGAGGCGTACTTCACCCTGCACTCCAAGGGCATCGCCTACCGCGACATCAACTGGGGCAACATCTTCTTCGACCCGGTCACCGGCGACGTGCTGGTGTGCGACAACGACAACGCGGTGGTGGACGGCGAAGCCGCCGCCGTCGCCGGGACGATGGACTTCATGGCGCCCGAGCTGGTACGCGGAGACAAGGGCGCGCTCCCCGGCATCCAGAGCGACCTGCACTCACTCGCCGTCCTGCTGTTCCTGCTGCTGATGAACCATCACCCGCTTGACGGAGCACAGGCGTTGCAGATCCGCTGCATGGACGAGGCGGCCAAGCGCAAGATGTACGGCACCCATCCGCTGTTCATCTACGACCCCGCCGACACCGGCAACAGGCCCGTGCCCGGCGAACACCCGACCGTCATCGCCACCTGGGGCGCGCTGCCGAAGATCCTGCGCGACCTGTTCGTCAAGACCTTCACCCACGGGCTCAACACACCGTCGGCACGGGTCCGCGAGTCCCAGTGGCGGGACGCGCTGAGCCGGGTCCTCGACGCCATCACGGTGTGCGCCTCCTGCGGCAGGCAGAACATGACGCAGCCCGACGGCCCAGCACCCGACTGCTGGAAGTGCGGCAACACCGTACTGCTGCCCCCGAAGCTCGAAATCGTCACCGGCCGCGGCACGCTCCGTACCCGCCGCGGCATCCGGCTCGACCCGAAGGCGCGCGTGTACGCGCACCACCTGGAAGACGACCCGGAGAGGCACGACTTCACCGCCGTGGTGGGGGAGATGACCGAACACCCGCAGCAGCGCGGCCGGTTCGGGCTCACCAACCGTACGGCGTCCGGCTGGACCGTCCGCCGCGACGACGGCACGGTCCAGGACGTCGGCCCCGGCCGCACGGTGGCACTGCGCCCCGGCCTGCTGCTGGAGTTCGGCGGCGGGACGGAGGCGCAGGTGCACGCGTAG